Genomic window (Enterobacteriaceae bacterium 4M9):
CGAGCATCGCTTTCGACACGCCGGTGTGCTCTGCCGCGTGTGTCAGGCTCCAGCCTCGGGCCTGGCGTAACTGTCGAAGAATACCGGCCATTCTGCTGGTTATGTCCATAAAAATACTCCTGTTTTTTGCCTATTATAGCGCCTTGTGCGTTATAACGCACGGTGCTATAGTCGCCTGATGCCCCCGTCTGGAGCCTGCCATGCGTTTATCTGCCGTTCCTCTGCCCACACTGTTTTCCGGCTTTATTGCCGTGCTGGTTGGTTACGCCAGTTCAGCGGCCATTATCTGGCAAGCCGCGGCCGCAGCGGGTGCCACGCCTGGGCAAATTGCGGGCTGGATGACTATGCTTGGCCTGGCGATGGGTGTCAGTACGCTTTTTCTGACGCTACGCTCACACGCGCCGGTGTTAACGGCATGGTCCACGCCAGGTGCTGCGTTGCTCGCGACCAGCCTGCATGGCGTAACGCTCGGTGAGGCAGTCGGTGTGTTTATTTTTGCCGCTGCGCTGATTGTGCTGTGTGGCGTGACCGGCCTGTTCGCCCGGCTAATGCGTATTATTCCACACACTCTCGCGGCTGCCATGCTGGCGGGGATTTTGCTGCGCTTTGGACTTGATACCTTCAGCGGCCTGCGCGACCAGACGCTGATGTGCGCAGTGATGCTGGCAGGCTGGCTTATTGCCAAAGTGTTCGCACCGCGCTACGCGGTGGCGGTCGCACTGCTCGTCGGGCTGATGGTGGCCTTTATGAGCGGCAACGTCAGTATGCAACCCGGCATTAGCCTGTTTGCCGCGCCGGTATGGACCACGCCAACCTTCAGCCTCGCCACACTGATTGGCATTGGACTGCCCTTCTTTCTGGTAACGATGGCCTCGCAAAACGCACCCGGCGTGGCGGCCCTGAAGGCCGCTGGCTATAACGTCCCGGTTTCGCCTTTAATGACCACGACCGGCCTGACCACGCTGGTGCTGGCACCGTTTGGTGTGTACTCGGTGGGGATAGCCGCCATTACCGCTGCTATCTGTCAGAGTGAAGAAACGCACCCGGACCCGGCGCGCCGCTGGCAGGCTGCGGCGGCCGCAGGCGTGTTTTATCTGCTGGCGGGGATATTTGGCGGTGGTATCGCCATTTTGCTGGCAGCACTGCCCGTAGCGTTTATTCACACACTGGCCGGGCTGGCGCTGCTTGGCACACTCGGTGGCAGCCTGTATCAGGCGCTGGCCCACGACGCCGAGCGTGACGCCGCGGTTATCACCTTTTTGATAACCGCATCCGGGTTGACGCTGTTGGGCGTGAGTTCAGCATTCTGGGGGCTTGTTGGCG
Coding sequences:
- the benE gene encoding benzoate/H(+) symporter BenE family transporter; translated protein: MRLSAVPLPTLFSGFIAVLVGYASSAAIIWQAAAAAGATPGQIAGWMTMLGLAMGVSTLFLTLRSHAPVLTAWSTPGAALLATSLHGVTLGEAVGVFIFAAALIVLCGVTGLFARLMRIIPHTLAAAMLAGILLRFGLDTFSGLRDQTLMCAVMLAGWLIAKVFAPRYAVAVALLVGLMVAFMSGNVSMQPGISLFAAPVWTTPTFSLATLIGIGLPFFLVTMASQNAPGVAALKAAGYNVPVSPLMTTTGLTTLVLAPFGVYSVGIAAITAAICQSEETHPDPARRWQAAAAAGVFYLLAGIFGGGIAILLAALPVAFIHTLAGLALLGTLGGSLYQALAHDAERDAAVITFLITASGLTLLGVSSAFWGLVGGGVCYALLTRVRRR